TGCTTAGGATATGGGAGAAGCCAGCCAGTGTCGTCTGTAGGGTGCGCGTGAGTGGAGAAGTGAATATTATGGCGATTGACCCTGGATGAGGGAACGTATCGGCTAGGGCCGATGCTTGAGAAAGACCCAAAGAAGTGAGAGGTGGATCTCTTTGTGAGAAGTCTTTTGAGACGTTATGTTCCGATTCTGCATGTCGAACTAGGTAAACTAAATGGGACATGGTGCTTGTTTGAATTTTGAGAACGATGTTGCGCGAGGTATTTCGCAACGTGGAGGTTCTCCTCTAATAAAAGCCATGCGGAGTGAAAACGTGATCAAAGCCCAGCATAACGTCACTACCCTGGCTCGGAGCTATTGACCACCCGTGTTTTGATCCATTGATGCCTTAGGCTGTTCGAAATCTCGTTGATGATCATAGAGGTggtgatgttcttcttccttttattttattttgCACTTGTCGCTGCCCATTTTGATCTCTACTGCATCGAATGGAAAAGGATAGCCTGGTAAGGACTTGTAAAGGACTTGTCTTGAGGGACAGTGTTTTCGATCCCCGCTGATTTTTTGATTAAACTTGCGTGATAAACCTTCTCATTGGCTGGTTCGTTCCTTCGTCACAACCTTCGCAGCTAGCTCTACTTTGGTGGCGCAAAGCGATACTACCTCCTGAGCGCCTACGTGCAAATCAAATCTTAACCGCGCGTATTTCGCGACTGCGTCGTAGTAGTTTAGGAAGAGCTCTACTGACGCCAGTATGTATGCAACAAAGATTTCCCCCTCTTCAATTgactcttgatcttgtcggTCGTCCACATTTACCATGAAGTATTGACTACCCTGACTATCTTTAAACATGTGGCCTCCAAAGCTCCGTGATCACCAGGCTGATGGTCATGACGTCGAGCAGAATGAAACAACCCCATGGCTACAGCATACAGGATGGCCTAGTAACTAATGACTAAATTAACTTTACTAGAGTTGATTTTATTGGCCCACTCTAAACCTAGTAGGGTTGATTATTGCCAGGgtgtagagttgattttaCATTATTCCACATACAGGAAGGGTAGTGCTGATCAGAACAGGGGTTTACTATAGAACGCGACGCGTCCTGTCGCGTAAAGTGCTATTAAGTACAAGTACAATATACTGTATGGTGTCATTATCGATCTAAGTGTAATCTTTATTTAGATCATACTATTAGCAGCCAAATCATCATGACGAACACTATGACGGATTGTGATTTACGATCTGAGCCATGGAGTGCAATTTATCCGTACGTTCTTCTCTCAACATACCGCTTTCTCATCTGTCAAGTGTATGTTTGCCTCTGTTACCGATGAGGTTGCTACTCATTTAAAAACACGACATCGCGATTTAAAGCCAGAGCATCGATAGGGCCTAGTGGAGAAGATTCGAAAGATCCCGATACATTCTACGCAATCACGACGAACTACGTGATCTACGGTACCCAACTGATACGATTGAACCCATTCCGCATCTTGCGCCACAAGAACCAGACGGAATGAAATGTCGTACGTGCGGCCATATTGTTCGTCGTATCCAAAAGACACAAAAACATTGTGCTGACGAGCATCAATGGATGAACACAAGAGGCAGAGGCAACCAaagctgaagaggaggggAGGTCAGGATAAATAACAAGGCATGAAGAGATAGAGGCATAACTTCTAAATTGGTAAATTATAGATCAGAGGATGTACGGCTGACATGAACGAATTGATTCAGAATGTACAATACACTCTCCTACTTCTGTCAACACTCGATGACAGACGTCTAGCAACGTCTGCGTTCTGGAGTAAGCACTACATGACCTTGGAGAGTCAGGTGTAGAGAATCTCGGTGATGACCTTTCCATGATGTCCTAACAGCACGAATGCTTTCGTTGTCTCTCGTAGGGCATGGGGTGTACGTGATTGGCTGACTCAGAACATGACGCCGCATTTTAGCTCAAACCTGCTGGAATGGGTTTGTAGCTTGAGACATAAGGAGTAATGGCGGTATTCGGTCGCTCCCGTCGAGACTCAACTGGAAATTATGGTTTCTGGCCATATACAACATGGCTGAGTGCGTTAGATGAAGTCTAGGATGGCTTTGAGGTGTAGACTTACAAATTAAACAGAGCGTGGTACTTGCGAGCATACGATCCTGACGTATCTGGGCCAACATCACCAGGACTTCGTCCGTGGGCATGCCCAGAACTCCACAGAATATCTTCAGAGAGAAAGCCTCTAGGCCTTCCAAGAGTTGAGCGATATTACACATGCCTATATCTTTCAACTGTGGATCTTTGGGCCATGATCCTAGAGGCAATCGGAACTTTCGGTGGACAACATTCGTGAAGCCAGCATGCCTGATCCACCCTTCAAGTCTTGGCCCTGGGCAGGGCTCGCGGTTCAGCTTCGTTCTTGCCGTATCGATGAATAGTTTCATCCATTTCAGGAGGTGATGATCGTCCGTGATTGAGCCGTCTTCTGAATAGTAGAGAAGGTCAAAGTCCTGAAATTCGGCCCAGCCGCCAGGATGAAGGTGCCTGTTGACGATCAGTAGGTGCTATCACTTCATTTCGCGCTAAATTACTCAAAAACGTTCTCCACTAGCTTTGGCCAGTCCAGGATGGAAGTCGACATGTAGCGTGAAAAAATGTAGTCAAACTTATCGTGGACCCATGGTTGCTCGACGTCATCGACCTCGAACTTGACGTTTGGGGGAACCCTTCTTCTATCAACATTGCTACACGTCAAGCTCGGGATCAACATACCATGTGGGTTGGATAGCACTCAAATCGTTTCCGATAATCTAGAATGTCAGCAATTCTTGCTCCGTATATAGGGAAAGCGTTACATACTTCAGCACTAGGATACTCTTCACCGACGCAAATGGCCCCTATTTCTGTAAGCATGAATCGACACAAAGCAAGACTGAACATAATACCCACATATACCTGTCCCTGTACCGATATCTAAAACTCTTGCTGACCTATTTAAGTCAACTGGAGCTAGAAACAGGCGATTGCCAATGCCTTTAGTTATGAGCAAATGTGTCAGATCGAGTCGTTCTCGTTCTGCTTCGTCGTTGGGAAAGTTATAGGCTGTAAAGTATCAGAAGTCGCACAAAGTCGTACAAACTCAGCGAAGGTCTTACAGTCCGCATTGTAGGCATGGTATTGTCGACCAAATTCAGTGGGATAATTCAGGACGCTCGAGGTCAAAGACGCAGTGTAGGTTGATCTGCTTCGATAAGTAACAGACTCGAAAAGGACCTGGTGATTTACATTTCACTACTTAAGGTTGAGTCACTGTCGTTAACCTTGGAACGGTGATTAGATTGCAATAGCGTAAGAAGAGGGGTAGGGAAGGCACACAGGACGCGTGTCCACTTCAACTGGGGCCGTATTAGTGGCGGCTTCTGCTGCTTCGTGTACCGGTGACTGCGGCGGATTAGAAGGACTTATGCCAGTCATTGTGGCGGATACGATGGGGAAAGGATTGCTGGGCAGCTGCTAAGGAAGTAGACGAAGGGTCAAGTGAAACGGCTTACGGGAAACGTCTTGTACTGGGGCCACCGGGTAAACTAGTGATAGCCGAAGTTTATGGCGTGGGGAAGGTCCCAAGTTTCATAGGCTAGTGAGGCCGTACGCCCCACTCAGTAATCTCTCCACTCAGTGTTAACAGGCTACAGTACGTCAGCTGACTTGATCGAGCTACTTAGCACGTGACCCAGTTGAAGCGCTGTTGGCACAACGCTGGTACCGAGCCCTGACCTAGACTGTATCACTAGATGAGGAAATATCTTGGAATACTCTTACTCATCTTCTCTATAACTTTTGAAAGACCTGGTAACTGCTTGGCGGAGATTCTGGCCGTTGGTGGATGTCCGGTGTTGCGAACCCCGCTTCAgacgtcatcatcgtcattggACGTGACCCGCAGCGCTATCCTCAAATCAAATCTGGGGTCATCTCAGTGCCCACAAGCCTCGCCTTACTGACAGCGGGGTCGATCCAATTAAAATGCCTATATAAGAGGTACTTTATTGCCTGCCTAATTTCTATTatgatagaagtaccagcaatTCCCGTTGTTGCAAAGAGAAACCTTACCAGGCTGGCGAATCTATCTACCGATGTAGATGAAATGTAGATGTAGATAGATGTAGATCTACATCTATCTATCTACCAGAGGACATGTGGGTCTTCTATCTATCTACCTGGAGGTCCGGTAGATAGACGAAATGTAGATAGATGCCAAGACCGCGGTGAAAATTGGGTGAGGTAGTTGTACTTTCTCGGTACTAGTGGCATCCTCCTGCACCGAAGTATCGGTACCTCTGACAATCCCTTCCCTAACCGTCCCTCATTTCCCGATTTCCCCACGCCATCCCCCTTTTTCGCTTGGGTCTTGGTTTGACATATTCTCATTGCCCTTGATGCCACCCAAAACCATTGCCCAAATGGCACCTCAAAGCGATTTATTCAGTTACGCAACCGATACTACCATATCGGAAATATCCTGTCCCGAAGACCCAACCTTGCCTATGCACAATTCCTCGTCTCGCGGCAGCCATTCAATCATCAAAGACTGGGATGCAGTATCGCAAGCTGTCCGCAGCCATTGGGTCCTCTCAGCTCGAACTGGTCAAGCTATCGGCTGGTTTTGGGCTCACGGCTATGACGTTCAAGCTAGGTCCAAAGGCAATGAGTCTGGCCCCCATACATGGCTCTGTTGCCACTGTGTCCAGCATGGCGTTCCCCGGCCAAAGGCTTATGTCTCGTCCAACACTCGGAACATTGAAGGTTATCTCAGCAAGGCCCACAATATTTTTCATCCAGATCCATCAAAAGCAACACGATATATGCAGGAGCGGCCCCCGAATCAACTGACCCTTCATGATTTGGCAGCCAAGAAACGGAAGAGGGACGACTTTCACGACGAGTTGGTTACTCGATTTGACAAGGCCACGTTCCAGCGCCATGTTGTCCAGTGGATCACCGATGCAAATCTGTCATTTCGCGTNNNNNNNNNNNNNNNNNNNNNNNNNNNNNNNNNNNNNNNNNNNNNNNNNNNNNNNNNNNNNNNNNNNNNNNNNNNNNNNNNNNNNNNNNNNNNNNNNNNNNNNNNNNNNNNNNNNNNNNNNNNNNNNNNNNNNNNNNNNNNNNNNNNNNNNNNNNNNNNNNNNNNNNNNNNNNNNNNNNNNNNNNNNNNNNNNNNNNNNNNNNNNNNNNNNNNNNNNNNNNNNNNNNNNNNNNNNNNNNNNNNNNNNNNNNNNNNNNNNNNNNNNNNNNNNNNNNNNNNNNNNNNNNNNNNNNNNNNNNNNNNNNNNNNNNNNNNNNNNNNNNNNNNNNNNNNNNNNNNNNNNNNNNNNNNNNNNNNNNNNNNNNNNNNNNNNNNNNNNNNNNNNNNNNNNNNNNNNNNNNNNNNNNNNNNNNNNNNNNNNNNNNNNNNNNNNNNNNNNNNNNNNNNNNNNNNNNNNNNNNNNNNNNNNNNNNNNNNNNNNNNNNNNNNNNNNNNNNNNNNNNNNNNNNNNNNNNNNNNNNNNNNNNNNNNNNNNNNNNNNNNNNNNNNNNNNNNNNNNNNNNNNNNNNNNNNNNNNNNNNNNNNNNNNNNNNNNNNNNNNNNNNNNNNNNNNNNNNNNNNNNNNNNNNNNNNNNNNNNNNNNNNNNNNNNNNNNNNNNNNNNNNNNNNNNNNNNNNNNNNNNNNNNNNNNNNNNNNNNNNNNNNNNNNNNNNNNNNNNNNNNNNNNNNNNNNNNNNNNNNNNNNNNNNNNNNNNNNNNNNNNNNNNNNNNNNNNNNNNNNNNNNNNNNNNNNNNNNNNNNNNNNNNNNNNNNNNNNNNNNNNNNNNNNNNNNNNNNNNNNNNNNNNNNNNNNNNNNNNNNNNNNNNNNNNNNNNNNNNNNNNNNNNNNNNNNNNNNNNNNNNNNNNNNNNNNNNNNNNNNNNNNNNNNNNNNNNNNNNNNNNNNNNNNNNNNNNNNNNNNNNNNNNNNNNNNNNNNNNNNNNNNNNNNNNNNNNNNNNNTTCCCGAAGAATCGATATCTTTGCTATTGGGACAGACCACCAGCTATACcacaagatcctcaaggaTAACAACAGCAATAGTGACcttgaggacaagaaggccTGGAAGCCCCTAGGTGGCGTCTGGGTTCGTTGCCCTGGCGCCGTGCATATCGGCGGTGACCGTGTCGACGTGTGCACTGTTGGCCGGGACTTCAAGATAAAGAGACGCCGTATTATTGATGAGGCATcgaagaaagaggaaaatgAAGAGGAAAATGAAGAAGGCCAGGTCATTCGCCGCCCTGCATTGTGGGCCCCTGGCGATCAATGGCCCAACCATCGCCGGATGGGTATCCTAGCTGTTGGTATAGACAGCTCCTACCACTATCAGTGGTACGATGACGCCGATTCACCCCATGCCTGGCGTCCAGTTGGGGGTACATGGCAGCTAGAACCGGAGGTGGTCACTCTCTCGCATGATAAGGTTCCACTTATCGCAATCTTCGGTCTCGCAATTGACAGCACGCTGCAATGGAAGTTCTGGGATGGTGGCAATCCGACCGGAGTCCTGGACTCTCTCGGTGGCCGTTGGCTCGGTCCACCAACTGTGGTCACGAAGCAGGGCTCAGCCGGCCCACAGTCTGCCTGGGATCTTTTCATTGTTGGCTGGGATTTGAAACTCTACCACGTCCAGGGTTCTTTCATTTGGCAAGCTACCCCTCCCGGTCACGGTCGCGGTGCCGGTGCGCCCGGTGGCGGCGCATTTGTCCCTCGGTGGGGCTCATTCGAGCCCTTAGGCGGGTTGACGGAATAGCATAACGGACAGGGATATAATCAACTGTTCGATTTAAATCACGTACTTCCTCCATCCTATTCAACATAGGGGGCATTGCATctgttttcttttatttagtactttattttatattgTAGTTAAATGGTTGATCTTATTGCACCTTAATGATTACAAATTAATATTAGGGGAGGTATTAGCTGGTGTCTGTGTCCCGGCATCAGGCTAAGCGAGGACACCTGGTAATAATCTGATCCATTCTTTGCAAATAATTCGGCATTGCTGCCGATGATAGTGTTCATGTCTTTTAAGGCTTCGGGTGACCAGTTTCATGCTATATACTGTAATTTATACTCCCACAGAAAATTATAAGGAGGTAGCGTCTCATTACAGCGTGCCAGGCATCATGGGGACCAGTTCTTCTTAACAGATAGCTCCAGAGCTATTCTTGCTCAGATACCATATCTCGATTGAGGGTGTCTACCACTCAGTTCCATATAGATATTATCCTAACGTGCTTCACGACTATGTCCTTTAATACGTATATGCAAGCCATCCTAATCGTAAAATATAGCATACTTTACCCACCTGGCTCTTAGGGTTAGGATGGGTTGggatagggttagtattaattatctTAGTTTTTCTGCTTTGATgttttttttaaaataaagatATAGCTAAAAGGACTAAGTGGAAACTTttctaaaataaataagaagaaatataaggaataaaataagagaaagtaaagaaaaggaataataaagctaaaaaagaaatataagaaatatagctaggaaataaaaataaaagtaagAAAAGAGGCAAGAGGGACTAGAGGTAATAAAGGGATAATAAAGGGAAGGCGAGAAAGggaggaaagagaaaaaaagcGTAAAATAggaaaagaaataaaagaggGATATAGAGCTAATAGTCTCTTAAGACTATTTAGAATTTTAAATAGATTTAAGAACTATTTATAGGTAattctattataattatctatataaataggataatatAGGCTgtatattactataatattacttaCTACTGGgttaagttattaattatctaaATATTAAACTTAAGGTTAATTAGGGTTATTAGGGTTATTATAGACCTCCTGCTGGCTCTTAAAGACTTTATACTTAAATGCCTACTCTTATgcttagggttaggatagggttagtattaactatTTAAGCTATCTTTGCCCTGGTGATTTTCTTTAACTAAAGTCTAGCTAATAAGATTGAGTGGAGATTTTTCTAAAAatagaaaataaagaaatagAGATACAAAGGAAAATAGAGAATATAGAGAAGtaaaaagagagataaaaagagagataaaaagagataaataaggaaatagGCTAGAGTAAGAAATATAGCCTAAAAAGGTAATAAAGAgagatatagctataaaagcTAATAgaaagagatatagctagaGAAGCTAATCAGGGTTCAAATCCATACCACGAAATCCACATATGGATCCATAATGTGGATCCATATCCATTCCATTCCATTCCACGTGGGCTTCAGCATTTCCATATCCACGCCACGAAGCCCCTTCCACATGTTCCACATGTGGAAATCGTGGAATATTTTAGGTGGGGTTCGAAAATACCTTGATTTCCTTGTGAAATCCCGCATATCCTAAGTACTTTCTATCACCcacaacaacacaacatcGATTTGCCACCCCATTTTCCTCCGTACACAATGAGTCCATTCTGGGGGCTTCACTGTTACTCGCGTTACTACCCCAAATCGAAATGGCCACTCCCCATCCTACCAAGTCAACCACATCCGTTCCAGAACGAACAGAAGAGGACAATCAACGGCTCTTTCAGCTCTACAAAAGCTGGATCTTGACGGAGAGAGACGGCAAGGCGCGTCTATAGGTATATCGGTTCGGCTACGAATATCCAGCATAACAAGAAACAGGAACGTCGGTGGGTGTGTTGCCTTTGCGTCAAGCAACGGCGGATTTTAATGGACCAATGACAAAAACATTGACGTCACCGAGGGCGGGCGGGACCCATTAATTACCATTGTTGGACGAAGTAGGTTTCCATTCCACGAATTCCACAATATGGATCCATTTCCATAATGGATCCATTTCCACCCATTCCACATCGAAATTATTAGTCAGCATCCATATCCACGCCATATTCACAAATGTGTCGTGGAGTGTCGTGGATTTGAACCCTGAAGCTAATAAAgagagatatagctagaaaaGCTAGTAGAGAGTGAAATAGCAAGAAAGCTAATAAAGAGGGGTATATAGCTAAAATTGTAACGGTTGCACAAGCCGTTAAAccacagggcaaaagatcgGGCCATAATCGCTATGTGTCAGATATAGGGGTCTATTGTGTGTATTCCACTCTCTGTCCGATAGTTGGGTTGGAACCCTATTTCTATCTGTTCAGTAATGACCAATCTAAGAGGTTGTTACAGTGCTGAGACAGCTCTCTGACCGGTAGTTCGGTCAGCCGGTTAGCCGGTCTCATTTTCACCAGTATTCAACACACCCCCTCAGGCTCAAGTACGTCCCTATTGAGCCTGTATTTCATAGGCAGTCTTCCGTATTTTGGAGTCTTTCTTCTATTCCTTCCTGCTTCCTGTTCTGCTGTCTTTCCTGAATGTCTTCCAGGCCAAGTTGATAAAGGAAGCGGTCCCATTTGCCTGCCGGCAGGGCCTTTGTTAAGCCGTCTGCAATCATATCTGTTGACTTGGTGTATTTGACCTGAATTTTCCCTCCTTGAACCTCCTGCCTCAGCCAGTGGTTGTGGATATCCACATGCCTTAGCTTGGTCTTTAAGGTAGCTATTTCGGCAGTCACAAGGTTGATGGTCTGAGTGTTGTCGCAGTCAATCTGGATGATCGAGTCATCTAGTTGGACTGTAAGCTCCTTCAGCAGTCGGCTCACATAGAGGGACTCCTTAGCCGCCTGTGCTAGGGCTAGGAGTTCTGCTTCTGTCGTGGATGTGGTGACTGTATCTTGCTTACTGGCTCTCCAACCGATTAACCCATTGAACAGCTTGATTGTATAAGCCTGCGAGCTTTTTCGGTCGAGGGTGTTATCTGCAAATGAGGCATCGCTAGCAACTTTGAGCCCACCGGGCCCTCCGAAGGCTAGGGCTCGATGCTTGGTGTGTGTAAGGTAGTGGATAACGCGGTCAGCAGCTTCTTGATGGGCTCTGCCTGGATTGGTGAGGAATCGTGCCAGTCTGGAGACGGCGAAGGCTATATCGGGTCGGGTGTTGACAGCGATATAGAGGACTGAGCCGACTTTGCGTTGGTAGCGTTGAATTTCTGCTGGGGTTGCTAGTCCTATTCGAGGCCGTAGCTCTATTTGAGTCATTGGTACTGTAGCTGTTCCTTTGTTAGCTAGGTTTGCAATTTTGTCAATATAGGCTGTTTGAGATAGCCAAATCTTCCTTGCAGGTCGGTCCCGTATGACTTCCATTCCTAGGAACCATTGCATAGGGTTACCGCCTGTTAGCTTGTATCTCAATTGGAGCTGTTTTATCAGTTCATTGGCTTTATCTCCCCGAGCTTTTCGGTAGGCCACGATAACATCGTCAacatagaagaagaagaggattccttccttcttgaagCAGCAGGGCTCGTGGGGAACCTGTTCATAGCCAAGCTCTAAGAGGGTCTTCGAGAGCTCTTTCTGCCACAGTAAGGGAGAGACTCGTAACCCATGTAGAGCTTTGTTTAGCTGCAGAATGGTCCCTGCTTTCTTATACCCCGGAGGCATATGCATGAAGATATCCTGATTGATTGGGGCGTGTACGAATGCGTTGACCACATCGTATTGGACCATTTCTAGGTCGAATTTGGCTGCTATCGCTATCAGGGTTCGAAAGGATCTTCCGGCTAGGGTAGCTGCATATGTCTCTTGCAGCCTCCCTTTAGCTTGTTGGTCTCCTCTGACCACTAGCCGTGCCTTGCACTTCTGGAAGCGGCCGTGTTTATCAAACTTATAGACATACACCCACATACAGCTGAGGACCTGCTGTTCAGAGGCTCGAGGGTCTTTAGCTCGTATCTCAGTCCAAGACTTCATTTCCTTATGACTTTGAAGGTGATCTTCTTCGGCCTTTTGAAAGAGCTTTCCAAATGGATGATCTATAAGATCTTGGTGTTTCCTTGGGGGCGGCGGCAGGTTGCTTCGGTGCATATTCCTCCCCTGACGGAGCGCCCGTTCGATTGAGGTCTGTAGAGGGGTCTTTGCTCCGGCTATGAAGGCTGCCTGCCAAGGAACTGTTGTTGTACCTTCATTCGTCTCGATTGTAGGTTGAACTCCTTGATGGAGCGTTTGGATAGAATGTACTAGAAGGGCTGATGGCGGCGACTCTGGTGGCGTTGGAAAAGGGACAAATTTTGCCGTTGTATACGGACCGCTGATGTGTTCGACTGTTTCGTCGGCTTCCCCCAGTTGGGTTCCTTCATCGTCGGTCAGAGCGCCTATTGGAAGGGTTATTTCGAAGGAGTCTTCAGCTTCTAGTTCTTCAAGGCTGTCTTGATCTGGAAGGGCAGACTCTTGTGCGAACTTGGCTATTTCGCTAAGATCAGCTTCAAGAAGGTCGTCCTTAAATTGTTCCCAGTCTCCGTTGCAGATCTCATCTTCATTAAATATGACATCTCGAGTGTTAACTATCCGGTTGATTGTAGGGATCCAGATCCTATAGATGTTCGAGGACCTATAGCCGACTAAGAAGCCGATCCAGCCTTTAGGCNNNNNNNNNNNNNNNNNNNNNNNNNNNNNNNNNNNNNNNNNNNNNNNNNNNNNNNNNNNNNNNNNNNNNNNNNNNNNNNNNNNNNNNNNNNNNNNNNNNNTGTCTACCACTCAGTTCCATATAGATATTATCCTAACGTGCTTCACGTCTATGTCCTTTAATACGTATATGCAAGCCATCCTAATCGTAAAATATAGCATACTTTACCCACCTGGCTCTTAGGGTTAGGATGGGTTGggatagggttagtattaattatctTAGTTTTTCTGCTTTGATgttttttttaaaataaagatATAGCTAAAAGGACTAAGTGGAAACTTttctaaaataaataagaagaaatataaggaataaaataagagaaagtaaagaaaaggaataataaagctaaaaaagaaatataagaaatatagctaggaaataaaaataaaagtaagAAAAGAGGCAAGAGGGACTAGAGGTAATAAAGGGATAATAAAGGGAAGGCGAGAAAGggaggaaagagaaaaaaagcGTAAAATAggaaaagaaataaaagaggGATATAGAGCTAATAGTCTCTTAAGACTATTTAGAATTTTAAATAGATTTAAGAACTATTTATAGGTAattctattataattatctatataaataggataatatAGGCTgtatattactataatattacttaCTACTGGgttaagttattaattatctaaATATTAAACTTAAGGTTAATTAGGGTTATTAGGGTTATTATAGACCTCCTGCTGGCTCTTAAAGACTTTATACTTAAATGCCTACTCTTATgcttagggttaggatagggttagtattaactatTTAAGCTATCTTTGCCCTGGTGATTTTCTTTAACTAAAGTCTAGCTAATAAGATTGAGTGGAGATTTTTCTAAAAatagaaaataaagaaatagAGATACAAAGGAAAATAGAGAATATAGAGAAGtaaaaagagagataaaaagagagataaaaagagataaataaggaaatagGCTAGAGTAAGAAATATAGCCTAAAAAGGTAATAAAGAgagatatagctataaaagcTAATAgaaagagatatagctagaGAAGCTAATCAGGGTTCAAATCCATACCACGAAATCCACATATGGATCCATAATGTGGATCCATATC
The Fusarium oxysporum f. sp. lycopersici 4287 chromosome 15, whole genome shotgun sequence DNA segment above includes these coding regions:
- a CDS encoding hypothetical protein (At least one base has a quality score < 10), which produces MTGISPSNPPQSPVHEAAEAATNTAPVEVDTRPVNDSDSTLSSEISTYTASLTSSVLNYPTEFGRQYHAYNADSYNFPNDEAERERLDLTHLLITKGIGNRLFLAPVDLNRSARVLDIGTGTGIWAICVGEEYPSAEIIGNDLSAIQPTWVPPNVKFEVDDVEQPWVHDKFDYIFSRYMSTSILDWPKLVENVFEHLHPGGWAEFQDFDLLYYSEDGSITDDHHLLKWMKLFIDTARTKLNREPCPGPRLEGWIRHAGFTNVVHRKFRLPLGSWPKDPQLKDIGMCNIAQLLEGLEAFSLKIFCGVLGMPTDEVLVMLAQIRQDRMLASTTLCLISMLYMARNHNFQLSLDGSDRIPPLLLMSQATNPFQQV